One Halobaculum roseum DNA segment encodes these proteins:
- the hisB gene encoding imidazoleglycerol-phosphate dehydratase HisB encodes MSDRTAAVSRETAETDIDLTLAIDGNGDGEVDTGVGFFDHMLTAFAKHGLFDLTVRCDGDTHIDDHHTVEDVGIALGEAFAEALGDKRGIRRYADRRVPLDEAVAGVVVDVSGRPYFEFSGEFSQDEVGELTSDMARHFAYSLAMNAGLTLHVEVDRGVNAHHEVEALFKALARALDDATRLDERRSDTPSTKGDL; translated from the coding sequence ATGAGCGATCGCACGGCGGCCGTGAGTCGGGAGACGGCCGAGACGGACATCGACCTCACGCTCGCGATCGACGGCAACGGCGACGGCGAGGTCGACACGGGCGTCGGCTTCTTCGACCACATGCTGACGGCGTTCGCCAAGCACGGGCTGTTCGACCTGACCGTCCGCTGCGACGGCGACACGCACATCGACGACCACCACACCGTCGAGGACGTGGGGATCGCGCTGGGCGAGGCGTTCGCGGAGGCGCTGGGTGACAAGCGCGGCATCCGCCGCTACGCCGACCGCCGGGTCCCGCTGGACGAGGCTGTCGCCGGCGTCGTCGTCGACGTGAGCGGCCGGCCGTACTTCGAATTCTCGGGCGAGTTCTCCCAGGACGAGGTCGGCGAGCTGACCAGCGACATGGCCCGGCACTTCGCGTACTCGCTGGCGATGAACGCCGGCCTCACGCTGCACGTCGAGGTCGATCGCGGCGTCAACGCCCACCACGAGGTCGAGGCGCTGTTCAAGGCGCTCGCCCGGGCGTTGGACGACGCGACCCGGCTGGACGAGCGCCGCAGCGACACGCCGAGCACGAAGGGCGACCTGTAA